One window of the Thermodesulfomicrobium sp. WS genome contains the following:
- the tmcB gene encoding electron transfer complex ferredoxin TmcB: MSERVWIKDEGIERGAEALTPERIERTINAVLGNETGARLMAYVETCAHCGLCSEACHFYLSRDRDPSYSPVGKVKQTIWPMLKNKGKVSVEFMKQATQIAQTECNLCRRCVQYCPFGIDIAYMMTLVRRIVHKLELTPLYIQDTAHSHSATLNQMWVKDDEWIDALHWQEDELRDEFPTARIPLEKEGAEIMYSVIGPEPKFRTQLIYQAAAIMNVAGLDWTMPTTPGWDNSDMAMFTGDSEIMARLKRAHFETAARLRVKKIVMGECGHAFRSVYDTGNRVLGWRMPPIPVIHALEFYWDLLNAGRIKVAKQIEEPVTFHDPCNVVRGRGLHEKAREVVRAFCKNFVEMHPNREHNLCCAAGGGVINCGPPFKNARVESNRAKAEQLKATGVKLCIAPCHNCHGGLDDIIHKYELDMELKFLGEIIYECMEKPEAQ; encoded by the coding sequence ATGTCTGAACGCGTATGGATCAAAGACGAAGGCATCGAACGCGGTGCAGAGGCCCTTACTCCAGAGCGTATCGAGCGCACCATCAACGCCGTACTTGGCAATGAAACCGGTGCCCGCCTCATGGCCTATGTAGAAACCTGCGCCCATTGCGGATTGTGCTCGGAGGCTTGCCATTTCTACCTCTCCCGTGACAGGGACCCGAGCTATTCCCCCGTTGGCAAGGTCAAACAAACCATCTGGCCGATGCTCAAAAACAAAGGCAAAGTTTCTGTGGAATTCATGAAACAAGCGACACAGATCGCGCAAACAGAATGCAATTTATGCAGAAGATGCGTCCAATATTGTCCATTTGGAATTGATATAGCCTATATGATGACACTGGTTCGACGCATTGTCCACAAATTGGAGCTCACTCCGCTCTATATTCAAGACACCGCACACTCCCACTCCGCCACGCTCAACCAGATGTGGGTCAAAGACGACGAATGGATCGACGCCCTGCACTGGCAAGAAGACGAGCTTCGGGACGAGTTCCCCACCGCCCGCATCCCCTTGGAAAAAGAAGGCGCGGAGATCATGTATTCAGTCATCGGGCCGGAACCCAAATTCCGTACCCAGCTCATCTACCAGGCTGCAGCCATTATGAATGTTGCCGGCCTCGACTGGACGATGCCTACCACCCCAGGCTGGGACAACTCGGATATGGCCATGTTTACGGGAGACAGCGAGATCATGGCCCGACTCAAACGCGCCCATTTCGAAACCGCTGCCCGGCTGCGGGTGAAAAAAATCGTCATGGGCGAATGCGGCCACGCCTTCCGCTCGGTGTACGATACGGGCAACCGCGTGCTCGGCTGGCGCATGCCGCCGATCCCGGTCATCCATGCCCTAGAATTCTATTGGGATCTCCTCAATGCAGGCCGTATCAAGGTTGCCAAGCAAATTGAAGAGCCGGTGACCTTCCACGACCCGTGCAACGTGGTACGCGGTCGCGGTCTGCACGAAAAGGCGCGGGAAGTCGTGCGCGCCTTCTGCAAGAACTTCGTGGAGATGCACCCCAACCGGGAGCATAACCTGTGCTGTGCCGCGGGCGGTGGAGTCATCAATTGCGGTCCGCCGTTCAAAAATGCCCGGGTGGAGAGCAACCGGGCCAAGGCGGAACAGCTCAAGGCAACCGGTGTCAAACTCTGCATCGCGCCCTGCCACAATTGCCACGGCGGATTGGATGACATCATCCACAAATACGAACTGGACATGGAGCTCAAATTCTTGGGCGAAATCATCTACGAATGCATGGAAAAACCGGAGGCCCAATAA
- the tmcC gene encoding TmcC family electron transfer complex membrane anchor subunit, with translation MERIYVFVSGPLAWIAWTVFVVGSIYRIWHLIKLAKEKEQVLFSYISLKYAIRSIINWSIPWNTTNMRLHPIFVGVAFLFHIGFFLILAFLSAHVILLEEGVGIGWATLPGLVADVLAFAVLGACIFFGVRRVVRPEVAFVTDWTDFALLGLVAAPFLTGILAYHQWGDPLLVTLLHILSAELLIASIPFTRLSHMLFAPFTRGYIGSEFGMVRHVKDW, from the coding sequence ATGGAACGAATCTACGTCTTCGTCTCTGGACCACTTGCCTGGATCGCCTGGACGGTGTTCGTTGTTGGATCCATCTACCGCATCTGGCATCTCATCAAACTCGCTAAAGAAAAAGAACAGGTCCTCTTTTCGTATATTTCACTGAAATATGCGATTCGCTCCATCATCAACTGGAGCATTCCATGGAACACCACGAACATGCGTTTGCATCCCATCTTCGTCGGGGTGGCCTTTCTGTTCCACATCGGCTTTTTCCTCATCCTTGCCTTCCTTTCCGCCCATGTGATCCTGCTGGAAGAAGGAGTTGGCATCGGCTGGGCCACTCTCCCCGGCCTCGTTGCCGACGTGCTCGCCTTCGCGGTCCTCGGCGCCTGCATATTTTTTGGAGTGCGCCGGGTAGTGCGCCCAGAAGTGGCCTTTGTCACCGACTGGACCGACTTTGCCCTGTTGGGGCTTGTGGCCGCCCCGTTCCTCACCGGCATCCTCGCCTACCATCAATGGGGGGACCCCCTGCTCGTGACACTCCTGCACATCCTCTCCGCAGAACTCCTCATCGCGAGCATCCCCTTCACCCGCCTGTCCCATATGCTCTTTGCACCTTTTACGCGGGGATACATTGGATCGGAATTCGGCATGGTGCGCCACGTCAAAGATTGGTAA
- the tmcD gene encoding electron transfer complex subunit TmcD — translation MAPKTQWDWSVGSKTVVDLGTNNDEIAWREESHASPDGEQVAAVVRTADETYTVQVNDALWENQFDRVWYLRYSPDGRLTALVNDGDWKLAVDGEAWEEGYGFVWNTLFSEDGSVIACCVSDSMQYGMIKDGEIWPNLFANANNFVLSADGAHTAAAVQTEPLGQAEIFKFKQGVFSVAVDGEAWERNFVNVWTPVISPSGTHVAAQVRLNLFDYTIACNGSTWNETFSQVWEPCFHPKTNAIAAPVRLGGKWGMAVDGQVIWKPQFFQVWHQRYTPKGDHLIALVCPEYGRWTVAMDGQAWRTTFGDMVFDLTVSHDGRRIAALGKENERWTVMVDDQAWPEMYDMCWKPVFSPEGAHVAAKVERSKKYTIVVDGKPYSKEFSECWDPIFSDDGSLVLIRGIINNTYVRIVERVSTICG, via the coding sequence ATGGCACCAAAAACACAGTGGGATTGGAGTGTTGGTTCGAAAACCGTTGTGGATCTCGGCACGAACAATGACGAGATCGCATGGCGTGAAGAGAGCCACGCAAGCCCAGATGGAGAACAGGTGGCCGCCGTGGTGCGAACAGCGGACGAGACGTACACGGTGCAAGTGAATGATGCGCTCTGGGAAAACCAGTTCGACCGCGTATGGTACCTCCGCTATAGTCCGGACGGGCGGCTTACCGCCCTGGTCAACGACGGTGATTGGAAACTTGCCGTAGATGGAGAGGCGTGGGAAGAAGGCTATGGCTTTGTGTGGAACACCCTCTTTTCGGAAGATGGATCCGTCATCGCATGCTGTGTCAGTGACTCCATGCAGTATGGAATGATCAAAGACGGAGAGATCTGGCCCAACCTCTTTGCCAATGCCAATAACTTCGTGCTCAGCGCGGACGGAGCGCACACGGCGGCTGCAGTCCAGACCGAACCCCTCGGACAGGCGGAGATCTTCAAATTCAAGCAAGGGGTCTTTTCCGTCGCCGTGGATGGAGAAGCCTGGGAGCGCAATTTCGTTAACGTCTGGACGCCGGTTATCAGCCCCAGTGGCACCCACGTCGCCGCCCAAGTACGACTCAATCTTTTCGACTACACCATTGCCTGCAACGGCTCCACATGGAACGAAACCTTTTCCCAAGTGTGGGAACCCTGCTTTCACCCGAAGACCAACGCCATCGCTGCGCCGGTGCGCTTGGGAGGAAAATGGGGCATGGCCGTGGATGGCCAGGTGATCTGGAAGCCACAATTCTTCCAGGTTTGGCACCAACGCTACACCCCCAAAGGAGATCATCTGATCGCCTTGGTATGTCCCGAATACGGCCGCTGGACCGTGGCTATGGACGGACAGGCATGGCGCACCACTTTTGGAGACATGGTTTTCGATCTCACCGTAAGCCACGATGGACGCAGAATCGCCGCGCTGGGCAAAGAAAACGAACGCTGGACCGTCATGGTCGATGACCAAGCGTGGCCAGAAATGTACGACATGTGCTGGAAGCCGGTATTTTCTCCCGAAGGCGCGCACGTTGCGGCAAAAGTAGAACGTTCCAAAAAATACACCATCGTCGTGGATGGAAAGCCATACTCCAAAGAATTTTCGGAGTGTTGGGACCCAATATTCAGTGACGATGGAAGTCTTGTTCTGATTCGTGGAATCATCAATAATACATACGTCCGTATCGTGGAACGCGTTTCCACAATATGCGGCTAG
- the hmcA gene encoding sulfate respiration complex hexadecaheme cytochrome HmcA, whose protein sequence is MRWVGILCLSLGVAGFGLNALGGKQEGKPEPGGAGLILIDTLAASGKLSYPVVRFDHDKHTKAVENKCDSCHTVAEGNKVTPLFKRQASEDPGRIKAIYHDNCIGCHQRTAQADKKSGPQSGECRSCHAGPRDSVREVIPFDKSLHYRHASSKMVQPAPGQKENCSKCHTQDTPEKRNLIFAKNKEEAHTKCVSCHLEIASTKQPTGPVECAGCHDAAKRSTYKVIADVPRLEAGQTDAMLLVPPAPKSAAKDAPRSVVPFDHKAHEAKVNRCSACHHDARSKGVPACSQCHTPGGKEEGAFITIEQAMHRPMAMESCIGCHNAKKADPQCAGCHEFLGRTTKSQEGACAKCHVQMPLPEGVEQNKALRNSLAQTILEGKPKKDAALRLDEIPEVVEIGVLSKEYQPSKFPHRKVVKKIAAGMENSTLAAYFHSSPNAMCAGCHHNAPASANPPACATCHSKEFQEVDGRKPSLKTAYHQQCMGCHKHMGIQKPADTACVECHAKKE, encoded by the coding sequence ATGCGATGGGTCGGCATCCTGTGCCTGAGTCTGGGGGTTGCAGGATTTGGACTGAACGCCCTGGGGGGCAAGCAGGAGGGCAAACCCGAGCCGGGAGGGGCAGGGCTTATTCTCATTGATACCCTGGCCGCGTCCGGCAAGCTTTCGTACCCAGTGGTCCGTTTCGACCACGACAAACACACCAAGGCGGTGGAGAACAAGTGCGATTCTTGTCACACCGTGGCAGAGGGCAACAAGGTCACTCCGTTGTTCAAGCGGCAGGCAAGCGAGGACCCGGGCCGCATCAAAGCGATCTATCATGATAACTGCATTGGGTGTCATCAGCGGACTGCCCAGGCGGACAAGAAGAGCGGTCCTCAAAGCGGGGAGTGTCGTTCGTGTCATGCCGGTCCGCGGGATTCGGTGCGAGAGGTGATCCCTTTCGACAAGTCGCTGCACTACCGCCATGCTTCCTCCAAGATGGTGCAGCCGGCTCCCGGCCAGAAGGAAAACTGCTCCAAGTGCCACACCCAGGACACGCCGGAAAAGCGCAATCTCATTTTTGCCAAGAACAAAGAAGAAGCGCACACCAAGTGTGTTTCGTGCCACCTGGAGATTGCCTCGACCAAGCAGCCCACCGGTCCGGTGGAGTGCGCCGGCTGTCATGATGCCGCCAAGCGTTCCACGTACAAAGTGATTGCAGACGTGCCGCGTCTGGAAGCCGGGCAGACGGATGCCATGCTGCTGGTGCCCCCGGCTCCCAAGTCGGCGGCCAAGGATGCCCCTCGGTCGGTGGTGCCGTTTGACCACAAGGCCCATGAAGCCAAAGTGAACCGTTGCTCGGCCTGCCATCACGATGCCCGCTCCAAGGGGGTACCTGCCTGCTCGCAATGCCATACGCCTGGCGGGAAGGAAGAGGGCGCCTTCATTACGATCGAGCAAGCCATGCATCGGCCCATGGCCATGGAGAGTTGCATCGGCTGTCACAATGCCAAAAAGGCCGATCCACAATGTGCGGGATGTCATGAATTTTTGGGCCGTACCACCAAGAGCCAGGAAGGGGCGTGTGCCAAGTGTCATGTGCAGATGCCGCTGCCTGAGGGCGTGGAGCAGAACAAGGCGCTTCGCAATTCTCTGGCGCAGACCATTCTGGAAGGGAAACCCAAGAAAGATGCCGCGCTGCGTCTGGATGAGATTCCTGAGGTGGTGGAGATCGGCGTCCTGTCCAAAGAGTACCAGCCGAGCAAGTTCCCCCACCGCAAGGTGGTGAAGAAGATTGCTGCAGGCATGGAAAACAGCACACTCGCTGCCTACTTCCACAGCTCGCCCAATGCCATGTGTGCGGGTTGCCACCATAACGCTCCGGCTTCGGCCAACCCTCCGGCGTGTGCCACCTGCCATAGCAAGGAGTTCCAGGAGGTCGATGGTCGTAAGCCTTCGCTCAAGACCGCCTACCATCAGCAGTGCATGGGATGCCACAAGCACATGGGCATCCAGAAGCCAGCGGATACGGCCTGCGTGGAATGTCATGCCAAGAAAGAGTAA
- the hmcB gene encoding sulfate respiration complex iron-sulfur protein HmcB — MKRRTFIGILAGAGASLATGTAGAAGNHHFTGYPDSYGVLFDSTKCIGCRKCEAACNAVNELPKPELPFDDLSVLEKRRRTHHDTFTVVNKYEYNGKPVFRKIQCNHCQEPACASACFVGAFKKEPTGAVSYDASRCVGCRYCMIACPFEIPTYEYHDPITPRVRKCTMCQPRILEGKLPGCVEACPKGALVFGHRDELLQIARERIRKHPELYVNHIYGEQEMGGTNWLYISGVPFEILGMREDLGITPAPQLTTGALSVVPAVVGLWPMFLTGAYAITKRKEKIAAEERAHAVQKAVAEAEAEAAKKLAAALEKAEREKQAAIDREVKKALKEAEEARKKAEAASEGEE, encoded by the coding sequence ATGAAACGGAGAACATTCATCGGTATTCTGGCGGGCGCCGGGGCCTCTTTGGCCACGGGAACTGCTGGAGCCGCTGGAAACCATCATTTTACGGGGTATCCCGATAGTTATGGCGTTCTTTTCGACAGCACCAAATGTATCGGATGCCGCAAGTGCGAGGCTGCGTGCAACGCCGTCAATGAGCTTCCGAAACCGGAGTTGCCTTTTGATGACTTGTCGGTTCTGGAGAAGCGTCGGCGCACGCATCATGATACCTTCACCGTTGTCAATAAATATGAATACAACGGAAAGCCTGTGTTTCGAAAGATCCAGTGCAACCATTGTCAAGAACCGGCGTGTGCATCTGCATGCTTTGTCGGAGCATTCAAGAAGGAGCCTACAGGGGCGGTAAGCTACGATGCTTCGCGCTGCGTGGGCTGCCGCTATTGCATGATCGCCTGTCCTTTTGAAATTCCCACGTACGAGTACCATGACCCCATAACCCCGCGGGTGCGCAAATGCACCATGTGTCAGCCGCGGATTTTGGAAGGGAAGCTTCCGGGGTGTGTGGAAGCCTGCCCCAAGGGCGCGTTGGTGTTTGGTCACCGCGATGAACTCTTGCAGATCGCCCGGGAACGCATCCGCAAACATCCCGAACTCTATGTGAATCATATCTATGGTGAGCAGGAGATGGGCGGCACCAATTGGCTGTACATCTCCGGGGTGCCTTTCGAGATCCTTGGCATGCGTGAGGACCTGGGCATCACCCCTGCGCCGCAGCTGACCACCGGTGCTTTGTCGGTGGTACCGGCGGTGGTGGGCTTGTGGCCCATGTTCCTCACCGGCGCCTACGCCATCACCAAACGCAAGGAAAAGATTGCGGCCGAGGAGCGGGCCCATGCCGTGCAGAAGGCCGTGGCCGAGGCTGAGGCCGAGGCGGCCAAGAAATTGGCCGCCGCCCTGGAGAAGGCCGAGCGGGAAAAACAGGCGGCCATTGACCGTGAAGTAAAGAAAGCACTCAAAGAGGCGGAAGAAGCCCGAAAGAAGGCGGAAGCTGCTTCTGAAGGTGAGGAGTAA
- the hmcC gene encoding sulfate respiration complex protein HmcC gives MAHVATPSKKFWTPANIITAIILVIGLVLTVKRFSMGIGAVSNLSDDNPWGIWIGFDLLCGVALAAGGYTTTAAVYLFGMKKYHSAVRPAITTAFLGYAFVVFALLYDLGRYYRLPYPLTIYPGPTSFLFEVGLCVALYLTVLAIEFSPFLWEVLGWAKIRHLVHKLTLALTIFGVILSTLHQSSLGGLYLIAPSKLHPLWYSIYLPLFFFLSSIPAGLSMVILEGTLSHKYLNHKMDEEHHHGFSPVVLGFSKAASVVLFAYFCMKWIGVAMDNNWSHLGTGWGLWFLVEVLGFVLLPCILYAVAAREKNERVAFYASIMTVAGIILNRLNVSIIAFNWRLPAEARYFPSLEEFLITVFIVTLEITVLRICLNKLPILHQHPQFRDAH, from the coding sequence ATGGCGCATGTTGCAACACCAAGCAAAAAATTTTGGACCCCGGCCAATATCATTACGGCGATCATTCTGGTCATTGGCCTTGTGCTCACGGTGAAACGGTTCTCCATGGGCATTGGCGCGGTGTCCAACCTGTCGGATGACAACCCGTGGGGGATTTGGATCGGCTTTGACCTCTTGTGCGGCGTGGCCTTGGCCGCTGGCGGCTATACCACCACGGCAGCGGTGTATCTCTTTGGCATGAAGAAATATCATTCCGCCGTGCGGCCAGCCATCACCACCGCGTTCTTGGGCTATGCCTTTGTGGTTTTCGCCTTGCTCTACGATCTGGGCCGCTACTACCGGCTCCCCTATCCTTTGACCATTTATCCTGGGCCCACCTCCTTTCTCTTTGAAGTGGGCTTGTGTGTGGCCTTGTATTTGACGGTACTGGCCATCGAATTCTCTCCCTTCCTGTGGGAAGTGCTGGGCTGGGCCAAGATCCGCCATCTGGTGCACAAGCTGACCTTGGCGCTCACCATCTTCGGTGTCATTCTCTCCACGTTGCACCAGTCTTCCTTGGGCGGCTTGTATCTCATTGCCCCGTCCAAGCTGCACCCACTGTGGTATTCCATCTATCTGCCGCTGTTCTTCTTCCTTTCCAGTATCCCGGCCGGACTTTCTATGGTGATTTTGGAAGGAACGCTTTCCCACAAATATCTCAACCACAAGATGGACGAAGAGCATCACCATGGATTTTCTCCGGTGGTTTTGGGCTTCTCCAAGGCGGCATCTGTGGTACTCTTCGCCTACTTCTGCATGAAGTGGATTGGCGTGGCCATGGACAATAATTGGAGCCATCTCGGCACAGGATGGGGGCTGTGGTTCCTGGTGGAAGTTTTGGGGTTTGTCCTGCTTCCCTGCATCCTCTACGCTGTGGCGGCCCGGGAGAAGAATGAACGCGTCGCGTTCTATGCCTCCATCATGACCGTTGCTGGCATTATTTTGAACCGCCTCAATGTCTCCATCATTGCCTTCAATTGGCGACTGCCTGCAGAGGCGCGGTATTTTCCTTCTCTTGAAGAGTTCCTTATTACCGTGTTCATTGTGACCCTGGAGATCACGGTGCTGCGTATCTGCCTCAACAAGCTTCCCATCTTGCATCAGCATCCCCAGTTCCGGGATGCCCACTAG
- the hmcD gene encoding sulfate respiration complex protein HmcD has product MEFMTYHDFMFWTKGMAYVGMGLALVGFIVFWNFLTSREDDRFADKEEE; this is encoded by the coding sequence ATGGAGTTCATGACTTATCACGACTTCATGTTCTGGACCAAAGGGATGGCCTATGTGGGCATGGGACTTGCCTTGGTCGGGTTCATCGTGTTCTGGAATTTTCTGACCAGCCGCGAGGATGACCGCTTCGCGGACAAGGAAGAAGAATAG
- the hmcE gene encoding sulfate respiration complex protein HmcE: MYALLTGPLLWFSFAVFFIGLGVRVVLYFRGLDWRLDRVAYTTQLPYGLKGAWRSVYKWLIPFGTHSWREKPVFTLAFFVFHIGLVVVPLFLEGHVVMIRNGIGLSWPTLPQGLADFLAIAAFLAGVGIGIRRFALPEVRILTDFKDVALLVLTLTLLASGIMAARHTESYMTWLTLHVLCGHVVLLAAPFTKLAHIALFFCTRIQLGMDFGIKRGGMKTNFDW, encoded by the coding sequence ATGTATGCGTTGTTGACCGGACCACTGTTGTGGTTTTCCTTCGCGGTGTTTTTTATCGGACTGGGGGTGCGGGTGGTCCTGTATTTCCGTGGTCTGGACTGGCGTCTGGACCGGGTGGCCTATACCACGCAGCTGCCCTACGGACTCAAAGGGGCGTGGCGCTCGGTGTATAAATGGCTCATCCCCTTTGGCACCCATAGCTGGCGGGAAAAACCCGTATTCACCCTTGCGTTCTTTGTGTTCCATATCGGCTTGGTGGTGGTGCCGCTCTTCTTGGAGGGGCACGTGGTGATGATCCGAAACGGCATCGGTCTGTCCTGGCCCACCCTGCCGCAGGGGCTGGCCGACTTTCTTGCCATCGCCGCCTTTTTGGCCGGCGTGGGGATTGGTATTCGCCGTTTTGCCTTGCCTGAGGTGCGTATTCTCACGGATTTCAAAGACGTGGCCTTGCTCGTGCTCACGCTGACCCTGCTGGCTTCGGGCATCATGGCCGCCCGGCACACGGAGAGCTACATGACGTGGCTTACCCTGCACGTCCTTTGCGGTCATGTGGTGTTGCTTGCGGCACCTTTTACCAAGCTGGCGCATATTGCCTTGTTCTTCTGCACGCGCATCCAGCTGGGGATGGATTTTGGGATCAAACGCGGTGGAATGAAGACCAATTTTGACTGGTAA
- the hmcF gene encoding sulfate respiration complex iron-sulfur protein HmcF yields the protein MPEGKLCNKKPVSTREELDALLADSNGRQYYAEMEQLDVDSDALWATIQKTMKSRLKTWLEICAHCGLCADSCFLYTVNEKDPTQVPSYKIQSTLGEIVRRKGKVSNEFMRMCMDTAWSKCTCCNRCGTYCPYGIDMGVMFSYLRGLLHSQGFVPWELKIGSGMHRLFRAQMDVTVEDFVDTCQWMVEEAQEEWPCLEIPIDKEDADIVYMINAREAKHYPEDIVEAAILFHIAGENWTMPSVGWEMTSLAMFAGDWEACKMQVETIYSAMERLRPKRMVATECGHAYRATVIEGPYWAGRPDGKPPVECIHYVEWVAEALETGKLKIDPTKKIKEPVTVQDSCNYVRNAGLRECTRIIMKHIAEDFREMAPCKEHNYCCGGGGGFNGIGRYRKQRNIALKMKREQILATGAKLVVAPCHNCWDAIRDLEEEYQIGIKWSFLKPLLIKMVEVPPHLRPEE from the coding sequence ATGCCCGAAGGAAAACTTTGTAATAAGAAGCCCGTATCCACCCGCGAAGAGCTCGATGCCTTGCTGGCGGATTCCAACGGGCGGCAATACTATGCGGAAATGGAGCAGTTGGATGTGGACTCCGATGCCTTGTGGGCCACGATCCAAAAGACCATGAAGTCCCGCCTCAAGACTTGGCTAGAAATTTGCGCCCATTGTGGTTTGTGCGCGGACAGTTGCTTTTTGTATACGGTCAATGAAAAGGATCCCACCCAGGTTCCGTCGTATAAGATCCAGTCCACCCTGGGAGAAATCGTCCGGCGCAAGGGCAAGGTGTCCAACGAGTTTATGCGCATGTGCATGGACACGGCGTGGTCCAAGTGTACCTGCTGCAACCGTTGTGGCACCTACTGCCCTTACGGCATCGATATGGGCGTCATGTTCAGCTACTTGCGTGGGCTTTTGCACTCTCAGGGTTTTGTGCCCTGGGAGCTCAAGATCGGCTCGGGCATGCATCGCCTCTTCCGCGCCCAGATGGACGTGACCGTGGAAGACTTTGTGGATACGTGCCAGTGGATGGTGGAAGAGGCCCAGGAGGAATGGCCGTGCCTGGAGATCCCCATCGATAAAGAAGACGCGGACATCGTCTATATGATCAATGCCCGCGAGGCCAAGCACTATCCGGAAGACATCGTGGAGGCTGCCATTCTCTTCCATATCGCTGGTGAGAACTGGACCATGCCCAGCGTGGGCTGGGAGATGACCAGCCTGGCCATGTTTGCGGGGGACTGGGAAGCCTGCAAGATGCAGGTGGAGACCATCTACAGCGCCATGGAGCGGCTGCGTCCCAAACGCATGGTGGCCACTGAATGTGGGCATGCCTATCGCGCCACGGTTATTGAAGGCCCGTATTGGGCAGGCCGTCCGGATGGCAAGCCACCGGTGGAATGTATTCATTACGTAGAGTGGGTGGCCGAGGCCTTGGAAACCGGAAAGCTCAAGATCGATCCTACGAAGAAGATCAAAGAGCCGGTCACGGTCCAGGATTCGTGCAACTATGTGCGTAATGCGGGGCTTCGTGAGTGTACGCGCATCATTATGAAGCACATCGCCGAAGACTTCCGTGAGATGGCTCCGTGTAAGGAGCACAACTATTGCTGTGGCGGCGGTGGTGGCTTCAATGGTATCGGTCGGTACCGCAAGCAACGCAATATCGCCCTCAAGATGAAGCGGGAACAGATCTTGGCTACAGGCGCAAAACTTGTTGTGGCCCCATGCCACAACTGTTGGGACGCCATCCGGGATCTGGAGGAAGAGTACCAGATTGGCATCAAGTGGTCCTTCCTCAAGCCCTTGCTCATCAAGATGGTGGAAGTGCCCCCGCACTTGCGGCCCGAGGAGTAA
- a CDS encoding universal stress protein: MFKKILFATSGSPCCDAAARVAFDMAVRYDAELFVFHVLGVPSRGFSHIVVDVRTGEKVELDADYIAWVQDELKNTYDRQLRSGARCSIEAVVGIPHREILRKARQEDVDIIVMGASTTGCEGDSDAYPKHFAGSTLQRVAKASKAPVLVVNRPAASFWGGFTNIVFGADFSRASEYAFQFALKTARELGAKLHVFHAVDIESQHGLMSQQEIDDRMLEARDRIRRKYLLQAKGYPHINADVWEGIPYVEIVKYARERQADLIVMAHHSRETSDASLGRTLEQVLLRASCPVVSVNRPDKVVDNE, encoded by the coding sequence ATGTTCAAGAAGATTTTGTTCGCCACATCTGGATCTCCCTGCTGTGACGCTGCGGCTCGGGTCGCCTTCGATATGGCGGTGCGCTACGACGCAGAGCTTTTCGTGTTCCACGTACTGGGCGTCCCCAGCCGCGGGTTCAGCCACATCGTTGTGGACGTGCGTACCGGGGAAAAAGTAGAGCTGGACGCCGATTATATCGCTTGGGTTCAGGATGAGCTCAAGAATACCTATGACCGGCAGCTGCGCTCCGGGGCCCGGTGTTCCATCGAGGCCGTGGTGGGGATCCCGCACCGGGAGATCCTGCGCAAGGCTCGCCAGGAAGACGTGGATATCATTGTCATGGGTGCGAGTACCACCGGGTGCGAGGGGGATTCTGACGCCTATCCCAAGCACTTCGCCGGCTCCACCCTGCAGCGGGTGGCCAAGGCCTCCAAGGCGCCGGTCTTGGTGGTGAACCGCCCCGCCGCGTCGTTCTGGGGCGGGTTCACCAATATCGTCTTTGGGGCGGATTTCTCGCGCGCTTCGGAGTACGCCTTCCAGTTTGCGCTGAAGACAGCTCGGGAACTGGGCGCTAAGCTGCACGTGTTTCATGCCGTCGATATCGAATCCCAGCATGGGCTTATGTCGCAGCAGGAGATCGATGACCGTATGCTGGAGGCCCGGGATCGCATCCGTCGGAAATACTTGCTCCAAGCCAAGGGATATCCCCATATCAACGCGGATGTGTGGGAAGGTATTCCCTATGTGGAAATCGTGAAGTATGCGCGAGAGCGCCAGGCGGATCTCATCGTCATGGCGCACCATTCTCGGGAGACGTCCGACGCTTCGTTGGGCCGCACCCTTGAGCAGGTGCTGTTGCGGGCATCGTGTCCGGTGGTTTCGGTCAACCGTCCGGACAAAGTGGTGGACAACGAATAA
- the divK gene encoding DVU0259 family response regulator domain-containing protein: MAKKILIIDDDPNIVTYLEDIFQDNGYATCKATDGADAMDVVRSERPDLITLDLEMPKEWGPRFYRQLSQDEEFGGIPVIVISGLAGNKYAIPKAVASFTKPFDREELLKVVKETLGE; this comes from the coding sequence ATGGCCAAGAAGATCTTGATCATCGACGACGATCCTAACATCGTCACCTATCTGGAAGACATCTTCCAGGACAATGGCTACGCCACCTGCAAGGCCACGGACGGGGCCGACGCCATGGATGTGGTGCGCTCGGAGCGTCCGGATCTCATTACCTTGGACCTGGAAATGCCCAAGGAGTGGGGGCCACGGTTTTATCGGCAGCTGAGCCAGGACGAAGAGTTCGGTGGTATCCCGGTCATTGTGATCAGTGGGCTTGCCGGCAACAAGTATGCCATCCCCAAGGCAGTTGCCTCGTTTACCAAGCCCTTTGACCGTGAGGAACTCCTCAAGGTGGTCAAGGAAACATTGGGCGAGTGA